The following proteins come from a genomic window of Vicia villosa cultivar HV-30 ecotype Madison, WI unplaced genomic scaffold, Vvil1.0 ctg.002011F_1_1, whole genome shotgun sequence:
- the LOC131637488 gene encoding polyadenylate-binding protein 5-like, which yields MAAAISSQIAQSAAVVAPMTAALTGGPFANASLYVGDLEGSVIEAQLFELFSQVAQVVSIRVCRDQTMRSSLGYAYVNFTNAQEAANAKELLNFTPLNGKPIRIMFSQRDPSVRKSGSGNVFIKNLDASIDNKALHDTFAAFGSVLSCKVVLDSSGQSKGHGFVQFDNEEDAKSAIKQLNGMLINDKQVYVGSFVRHQERVRTNGSLKFTNVYVKNLSETMNDKELKYLFGPFGTITSAAIMKDTNGKSRGFGFVNFQSPDSAATAVEKLNGTTINDDNDKVLFVGRAQRKAEREHELKVKFEQERISRYKKLQGANLYLKNLDDGFSDEKLKDLFSDFGTITSCKVMLDSHGHSKGSGFVAFSTPEEASKALNEMNGKLVGRKPLFVAVAQRKEERKAQLQAQFAHIRAPGGMASLAAGISGYHPGSPRLSPQQLYYGQGTPGFIPPQPTGFGFQQQILSGMRPIVAPNVAPNFAMPYQLQRQRIGARRNGNLQHLQQNQMLQRNSNQGYRYMANNRNGVDPMLPMTFDGPTSIDNQRPRSTSLASDLASATPENQRMMLGEHLYPLVKHLTPNQYTAKVTGMLLEMDRSEVIHLIESPNDLKQKVYEALQVLHDAAPRAEVGDQLGSLSLNE from the exons ATTTCTTCACAGATTGCTCAGTCTGCGGCTGTTGTGGCTCCGATGACGGCGGCATTAACCGGAGGACCGTTTGCGAATGCATCGCTCTACGTAGGTGATCTTGAAGGGAGTGTGATCGAGGCTCAGCTTTTTGAACTGTTTAGCCAAGTGGCTCAGGTTGTGTCGATCAGGGTTTGCAGGGATCAGACCATGAGATCGTCTCTTGGTTACGCTTATGTTAACTTCACCAACGCCCAGGAAG CGGCCAATGCCAAGGAACTACTCAACTTCACTCCTTTGAATGGGAAGCCCATTCGTATTATGTTTTCTCAACGAGATCCAAGTGTTCGGAAAAGTGGATCTGGCAATGTGTTTATTAAGAACTTGGACGCATCAATTGATAACAAAGCATTACATGACACTTTTGCTGCCTTTGGCTCAGTTCTTTCTTGCAAGGTGGTTCTTGACAGCAGTGGTCAGTCAAAAGGACACGGTTTTGTGCAGTTTGACAATGAAGAAGATGCAAAGAGTGCCATCAAACAATTGAATGGAATGCTGATTAATGATAAACAAGTATATGTTGGATCTTTTGTTCGCCATCAGGAAAGGGTTAGGACAAATGGATCACTCAAGTTCACTAATGTGTATGTCAAAAATTTGTCTGAAACCATGAATGATAAAGAACTTAAATATCTATTCGGCCCCTTTGGAACAATAACTAGTGCAGCAATCATGAAAGATACAAATGGGAAATCTAGAGGCTTTGGTTTTGTGAATTTCCAGAGTCCAGATTCAGCTGCTACTGCGGTTGAGAAATTAAATGGAACCACCATCAATGATGACAATGACAAGGTTTTATTTGTTGGGAGAGCTCAGAGAAAAGCAGAACGAGAGCATGAATTGAAAGTCAAATTTGAACAAGAAAGAATTAGCCGATATAAGAAATTACAAGGGGCTAATTTGTACTTGAAAAATCTTGATGACGGTTTTAGCGATGAAAAGTTGAAGGATCTGTTTTCTGATTTTGGAACTATAACTTCTTGCAAG gtGATGTTGGATTCACATGGTCACAGCAAGGGTTCCGGTTTTGTGGCCTTCTCAACTCCAGAGGAAGCAAGCAAAGCG TTAAATGAAATGAATGGGAAGTTGGTCGGAAGAAAGCCTCTGTTTGTTGCTGTGGCCCAACGCAAAGAAGAGAGGAAGGCCCAGCTGCAG GCTCAATTTGCTCATATTCGTGCCCCCGGTGGAATGGCATCTCTGGCTGCAGGAATTTCTGGATACCATCCGGGGTCTCCGAGACTTTCCCCTCAACAGTTATATTACGGTCAAGGCACACCTGGTTTCATACCACCTCAGCCTACTGGATTTGGTTTCCAGCAGCAAATCTTGTCTGGAATGCGACCTATTGTTGCTCCAAATGTTGCTCCAAATTTTGCTATGCCTTATCAACTCCAAAGACAAAGAATAGGTGCTCGACGGAATGGAAACCTCCAACACCTGCAGCAGAATCAA ATGCTACAACGTAACTCCAACCAAGGGTACAGATATATGGCCAACAATCGAAATGGCGTGGATCCAATGTTGCCCATGACTTTTGATGGTCCAACTTCTATCGATAATCAGCGTCCGAGGTCTACATCACTTGCATCAGATTTAGCTTCTGCTACCCCAGAAAATCAGCGTATG ATGTTGGGTGAACACCTGTATCCACTTGTGAAACATCTTACACCAAATCAATATACAGCTAAGGTGACAGGAATGTTGCTTGAAATGGATCGGTCAGAAGTAATTCATCTTATTGAATCTCCAAATGACTTAAAACAAAAAGTTTATGAGGCATTGCAAGTCCTCCATGATGCTGCACCGAGAGCTGAAGTCGGAGATCAACTTGGCTCGCTGTCATTGAATGAATGA